A window of the Salipiger sp. H15 genome harbors these coding sequences:
- a CDS encoding Lrp/AsnC family transcriptional regulator, with product MIDLDDTDRALVLALAQDAGASAGALGRALGLSQPACWRRIQRLREAGVFRKPRLDLDLEALGFGVTVFLGVKLATKGRVSLEDFERAVSAIPEVQIVEHVLGAFDYRLRVVARDIPDFERVLRRRIMTLPGVGRVEANVVLTEERRPGPL from the coding sequence GTGATCGACCTGGACGACACCGACCGCGCGCTGGTGCTGGCGCTGGCGCAGGACGCGGGCGCGAGCGCGGGCGCGCTGGGGCGCGCGCTCGGCCTCTCGCAGCCCGCCTGCTGGCGGCGCATCCAGCGCCTGCGCGAGGCGGGCGTGTTCCGCAAGCCGCGGCTCGACCTCGACCTCGAGGCGCTGGGATTCGGCGTGACGGTCTTCCTCGGCGTGAAGCTCGCGACCAAGGGACGGGTCAGCCTCGAGGACTTCGAGCGGGCCGTTTCGGCAATTCCCGAAGTGCAGATCGTCGAGCACGTGCTTGGCGCCTTCGACTACCGCCTGCGGGTGGTGGCGCGCGACATTCCCGATTTCGAGCGGGTGCTGCGGCGGCGGATCATGACCCTGCCGGGCGTGGGCCGGGTCGAGGCCAACGTTGTGCTGACCGAGGAGCGCAGGCCCGGCCCGCTCTGA
- a CDS encoding Lrp/AsnC family transcriptional regulator, producing the protein MLDDTDRRILRQFQAAPDLPGAELAERAGVTPSTLARRLAVMREKGVLRGTRGVIHWPALGYELEVSLRVALDKTVPQAFDEFIAAARQVPEVIEIQTFLGSIDVRLAVIARDLTHYQQLYRGRILTLPHISDIEALMHVALVKSDETVPL; encoded by the coding sequence ATGCTCGACGACACCGACCGGCGCATCCTGCGCCAGTTCCAGGCGGCACCCGATCTGCCCGGGGCCGAACTGGCCGAGCGGGCAGGGGTCACGCCCTCGACCCTGGCGCGGCGGCTCGCCGTCATGCGCGAGAAGGGCGTGCTGCGCGGCACGCGCGGGGTGATCCACTGGCCGGCGCTCGGCTACGAGCTCGAGGTGTCGCTGCGCGTCGCGCTCGACAAGACCGTGCCGCAGGCCTTCGACGAGTTCATCGCGGCGGCGCGGCAGGTGCCCGAGGTGATCGAGATCCAGACCTTCCTCGGCTCGATCGACGTGCGCCTCGCGGTGATCGCGCGGGATCTGACGCATTACCAGCAGCTCTACCGGGGCCGGATCCTGACGCTGCCGCATATCTCGGACATCGAGGCGCTGATGCACGTGGCGCTGGTGAAATCCGACGAGACGGTGCCGTTGTGA
- the ilvC gene encoding ketol-acid reductoisomerase, with amino-acid sequence MRVYYDRDCDINLIKDKKVAILGYGSQGHAHALNLRDSGAKNVVVALREGSPSAKKAEAEGLKVMGIAEAAAWCDLIMFTMPDELQAETYKKYVHDNLKEGSAIAFAHGLNVHFGLIEPKAGVDVIMMAPKGPGHTVRGEYTKGGGVPCLVAVHNDASGKALEIGLSYCSAIGGGRSGIIETNFREECETDLFGEQAVLCGGLVELIRCGFETLVEAGYAPEMAYFECLHEVKLIVDLIYEGGIANMDYSISNTAEYGQYVTGPRILPYEQTKAAMKAVLTDIQQGKFVRDFMLENAVGQPTIKASRRANDEHMIEATGAKLRGMMPWISAGKMVDKTKN; translated from the coding sequence ATGCGCGTTTATTATGATCGTGATTGCGACATCAACCTGATCAAGGACAAGAAAGTTGCCATCCTCGGCTACGGCTCCCAGGGCCACGCCCACGCGCTGAACCTGCGCGACTCGGGTGCGAAGAACGTCGTCGTCGCCCTGCGCGAAGGCTCGCCCTCGGCCAAGAAGGCCGAAGCCGAAGGCCTGAAGGTCATGGGCATCGCGGAAGCCGCGGCCTGGTGCGACCTGATCATGTTCACCATGCCCGACGAACTGCAGGCAGAGACCTACAAGAAATACGTGCATGACAACCTGAAGGAAGGCTCCGCCATCGCCTTCGCCCACGGCCTGAACGTGCACTTCGGCCTGATCGAGCCGAAGGCCGGCGTCGACGTCATCATGATGGCGCCGAAGGGCCCGGGCCACACGGTGCGCGGCGAATACACCAAGGGCGGCGGCGTGCCCTGCCTCGTGGCGGTTCACAACGACGCATCGGGCAAGGCGCTGGAAATCGGCCTGTCCTACTGCTCGGCCATCGGTGGCGGCCGGTCGGGCATCATCGAGACCAACTTCCGCGAAGAGTGCGAGACCGACCTCTTCGGCGAGCAGGCCGTGCTCTGCGGCGGCCTCGTCGAGCTGATCCGCTGCGGCTTCGAGACGCTGGTGGAAGCCGGCTACGCGCCCGAAATGGCCTATTTCGAGTGCCTGCACGAAGTGAAGCTGATCGTCGACCTGATCTATGAAGGCGGCATCGCCAACATGGACTACTCGATCTCGAACACCGCCGAGTACGGCCAGTACGTCACCGGCCCGCGCATCCTGCCCTACGAGCAGACCAAGGCGGCGATGAAGGCGGTCCTGACCGACATCCAGCAGGGCAAGTTCGTCCGCGACTTCATGCTCGAGAACGCCGTCGGCCAGCCGACCATCAAGGCCTCGCGCCGTGCCAACGACGAGCACATGATCGAAGCCACCGGCGCCAAGCTGCGCGGCATGATGCCGTGGATCTCGGCCGGCAAGATGGTCGACAAGACCAAGAACTGA
- a CDS encoding OsmC family protein, giving the protein MALKLRPKRFGPVSVLFDPEGAVRFVSDEGGAPLPHPAYDKPVLTLMASVAHCLVESLRILAKRDGVALPAYAITVTAEKAIDEPGRLESMVCKVEGDLPGEMVREAKSICTVSNTLNCKFTLE; this is encoded by the coding sequence ATGGCCCTGAAACTCCGCCCCAAGCGCTTCGGCCCGGTCTCGGTGCTCTTCGACCCCGAGGGCGCGGTCCGCTTCGTCTCGGACGAGGGCGGCGCGCCGCTGCCCCATCCGGCCTACGACAAGCCGGTGCTGACGCTGATGGCCTCGGTGGCGCATTGCCTCGTGGAATCGCTGCGCATCCTCGCCAAGCGCGACGGGGTGGCGCTGCCCGCCTACGCGATCACCGTGACCGCCGAAAAGGCGATCGACGAGCCCGGACGGCTCGAGTCGATGGTCTGCAAGGTCGAGGGCGATCTGCCCGGGGAGATGGTGCGCGAGGCCAAGTCCATCTGCACCGTCAGCAACACCCTCAACTGCAAGTTCACCCTCGAGTAG
- a CDS encoding TRAP transporter large permease subunit, giving the protein MLSAMLFLALPPVTLWAEHLRISIDADAQKTLIPVALAATSIGRLFMAGVLPGLMIGLRIGTPPVVFPPLAGLVYDPIRVGVRITIVIEIGQVTPPVGLNLSVLSSLTRNEISLGRVATATVPCRLIQPLAPVVLTIFPVIAPWLPNLLF; this is encoded by the coding sequence ATGCTGAGCGCGATGCTCTTTCTTGCCCTGCCGCCGGTGACGCTGTGGGCCGAGCACCTGCGCATCTCGATCGACGCCGATGCGCAGAAGACCCTCATCCCCGTCGCGCTGGCCGCGACCTCGATCGGGAGGCTCTTCATGGCGGGTGTCCTGCCGGGGCTGATGATCGGGCTGAGGATCGGGACGCCGCCGGTGGTCTTTCCGCCGCTGGCCGGGCTCGTATATGATCCGATCCGGGTGGGCGTGCGCATCACCATCGTCATCGAGATCGGGCAGGTGACGCCGCCCGTGGGGCTGAACTTGTCGGTGCTGTCGAGCCTGACAAGGAACGAGATCAGCCTCGGCCGGGTGGCGACGGCGACGGTGCCCTGCCGGCTCATCCAACCTCTTGCGCCGGTGGTGCTGACGATCTTCCCGGTCATCGCGCCCTGGCTGCCCAACCTGTTGTTCTGA
- a CDS encoding sorbosone dehydrogenase family protein gives MDFLARVTAIVGGTMVLLRRMNAPGTQAFGANPSIPEAKKQGIMTLKMPTAKGWEKGHVPTAAPGLKVNAFASELQHPRWIEVLPNGDVLVAEAMQQGRPPKTLYDRAMHATMRRARALGISANRITLWRDEDGDGVAERREVFLENQNQPFGMALVDGTFYVGNTDGIVAFPYEEGATKLTGEGRRLVEFKPHGHWTRSLIVSPDRTKIYAGVGSLSNIGDEGLEVEEGRAAIWELDLATGASRVFASGLRNPVGMAWEPTTGALWTVVNERDGLGDETPPDYLTSVQDGGFYGWPFCYWGQIVDDRVPQDAALVSRAIQPDYALGGHTASLGLCWMPAGTLPGFPDGMVIGQHGSWNRSTLSGYKLVFVPFENGKPSGPARDILSGFLAEDESVSYGRPVGVCIGPDGKSLLMADDVGDIIWRVTAA, from the coding sequence ATGGATTTCCTTGCACGCGTGACCGCGATCGTCGGCGGCACAATGGTTCTACTGCGGCGCATGAACGCGCCGGGCACACAGGCGTTCGGGGCAAATCCCAGCATCCCCGAAGCCAAGAAACAGGGGATCATGACCCTGAAGATGCCGACCGCCAAGGGCTGGGAAAAGGGCCACGTGCCGACCGCCGCGCCGGGGCTCAAGGTCAATGCCTTCGCCTCGGAGCTGCAGCACCCGCGCTGGATCGAGGTGCTGCCCAACGGTGACGTGCTGGTCGCCGAGGCGATGCAGCAGGGCCGCCCGCCGAAGACGCTCTACGACCGGGCCATGCACGCGACCATGCGCCGGGCCCGCGCGCTCGGGATCAGCGCCAACCGCATCACGCTCTGGCGCGACGAGGATGGCGACGGCGTGGCCGAGCGCCGCGAGGTGTTCCTCGAGAACCAGAACCAGCCCTTCGGCATGGCACTGGTGGACGGCACCTTCTACGTCGGCAACACCGACGGCATCGTCGCCTTCCCCTACGAAGAGGGCGCCACCAAGCTCACCGGCGAGGGACGCCGGCTGGTCGAGTTCAAGCCGCACGGCCACTGGACGCGCAGCCTGATCGTCTCGCCCGACCGCACGAAGATCTACGCCGGCGTCGGCTCGCTCAGCAACATCGGCGACGAGGGGCTCGAGGTCGAGGAAGGCCGCGCGGCGATCTGGGAGCTCGATCTCGCCACCGGCGCGTCGCGCGTCTTCGCCTCGGGCCTGCGCAACCCGGTCGGCATGGCCTGGGAGCCCACGACGGGCGCGCTCTGGACCGTGGTCAACGAGCGCGACGGCTTGGGCGACGAGACGCCGCCGGACTACCTCACCTCGGTGCAGGACGGCGGCTTCTACGGCTGGCCCTTCTGCTACTGGGGGCAGATCGTCGACGACCGCGTGCCGCAGGACGCCGCGCTGGTCTCGCGCGCGATCCAGCCCGACTACGCGCTTGGCGGGCACACCGCCTCGCTGGGCCTCTGCTGGATGCCCGCGGGCACCCTGCCCGGCTTCCCGGACGGCATGGTGATCGGCCAGCACGGCTCGTGGAACCGCTCGACGCTGAGCGGCTACAAGCTGGTCTTCGTGCCCTTCGAGAACGGCAAGCCCTCGGGCCCCGCGCGCGACATCCTCTCGGGCTTCCTCGCCGAGGACGAGAGCGTCTCCTACGGGCGGCCCGTGGGGGTCTGCATCGGCCCGGACGGCAAGTCGCTGCTGATGGCCGACGACGTCGGCGACATCATCTGGCGGGTGACCGCAGCCTGA
- a CDS encoding trypsin-like peptidase domain-containing protein, whose amino-acid sequence MFRSILFAGATAVMLAQGAAAQQGDVVYIQIEAQPSLNEAEARLRDYARGLTDVNGFSLGGGWYGIALGPFAPDVAAEQLRNLRASGRIPRDSYLAAAGEYGRQFWPVGAGIAGSAAQPPVSAAPLDPAPEQTLERTPEQTSEQTAALAEALAEELGEPPQPGTEGPELEPDAPVEAAPEQPAPEQLAAAQPVPQPVFTTIPEESVSEARRSEQALSLAERQQLQVALRWSGHYDSAIDGAFGNGTRMAMGSWQRDNGYEVTGILSTRQRADLLGRYNAVLEGTGMTRVEDDRAGISIEMPMGALTFDRVEPPFSIYKGNGTLEGAQALLISQPGDRKALSGLYEILQTLAIVPVSGERSLRRDGFTLTGSNASITSHTEVTLQGGQIKGWTLVWPAGDEARFERVVNTMKTSFRPTAGLLDAASVSDDGQSLDLVSGLPIRKPRETVAGVFVDGRGTVLTSAAAVAGCSRLTLDGSYDAQLLQSDAGLGVALLRPTSALAPRGVARLRTDLPRLGSEVAVAGFPYGGVLSAPTLTFGALEDSKGLAGEETLARLAVEATPGDAGGPVLDAGGAVLGVLMPRDAGGKQLPEGVAFATDASALLAFLRGAGISGTASQGEAVMAPEDLTAAARDMTVAVNCWE is encoded by the coding sequence ATGTTCAGATCCATTCTTTTCGCAGGCGCAACGGCAGTGATGCTCGCGCAGGGCGCGGCTGCGCAGCAGGGCGACGTGGTCTACATCCAGATCGAGGCCCAGCCCAGCCTGAACGAGGCCGAGGCGCGGCTGCGCGACTACGCGCGCGGGCTGACCGACGTGAACGGATTCTCGCTGGGCGGCGGCTGGTACGGCATCGCGCTCGGCCCCTTCGCGCCCGATGTCGCCGCCGAGCAGTTGCGCAACCTGCGCGCCTCGGGGCGCATCCCGCGCGATTCCTACCTCGCCGCGGCGGGGGAATACGGGCGGCAGTTCTGGCCGGTCGGGGCAGGGATCGCGGGCAGCGCCGCGCAGCCGCCGGTGAGCGCCGCGCCGCTCGACCCCGCGCCCGAGCAGACCCTCGAGCGGACACCCGAACAGACCTCCGAGCAGACCGCGGCGCTGGCGGAGGCGCTGGCCGAGGAGCTTGGCGAGCCGCCGCAGCCCGGCACCGAGGGGCCCGAACTGGAGCCGGACGCGCCGGTGGAGGCCGCCCCCGAGCAGCCCGCGCCGGAGCAGCTCGCCGCCGCCCAGCCGGTGCCGCAGCCGGTCTTCACCACGATCCCCGAGGAGTCCGTCTCCGAGGCGCGGCGCAGCGAACAGGCGCTGTCGCTCGCCGAACGCCAGCAGCTGCAGGTGGCGCTGCGCTGGTCTGGCCATTACGACAGCGCCATCGACGGCGCCTTCGGCAACGGCACGCGCATGGCCATGGGATCGTGGCAGCGCGACAATGGCTACGAGGTGACCGGCATCCTCTCGACCCGCCAGCGCGCCGACCTGCTCGGCCGCTACAACGCCGTGCTCGAGGGCACCGGCATGACCCGGGTCGAGGACGACCGCGCCGGCATCTCGATCGAGATGCCGATGGGCGCGCTGACCTTCGACCGGGTCGAGCCGCCCTTCTCGATCTACAAGGGCAACGGCACGCTCGAGGGCGCGCAGGCGCTGCTGATCAGCCAGCCGGGCGACCGCAAGGCGCTGAGCGGGCTCTACGAGATCCTGCAGACGCTGGCGATCGTGCCGGTGAGCGGCGAACGCAGCCTGCGCCGCGACGGCTTCACCCTCACCGGCAGCAACGCCAGCATCACCAGCCACACCGAGGTCACGCTGCAGGGCGGGCAGATCAAGGGCTGGACGCTGGTCTGGCCGGCGGGCGACGAGGCGCGGTTCGAGCGCGTGGTGAACACGATGAAGACCAGCTTCCGCCCGACCGCCGGGCTGCTCGACGCGGCCTCGGTGAGCGATGACGGCCAGTCGCTCGACCTCGTCTCCGGCCTGCCGATCCGCAAGCCGCGCGAGACCGTCGCGGGGGTCTTCGTCGATGGGCGCGGCACGGTGCTGACCTCGGCTGCGGCGGTCGCGGGCTGTAGCCGGCTCACGCTCGACGGCAGCTACGACGCGCAGCTCCTGCAGAGCGACGCCGGGCTTGGCGTTGCGCTGCTGCGCCCGACCTCCGCGCTTGCCCCGCGCGGCGTGGCGCGGCTGCGCACCGACCTGCCGCGGCTCGGCTCCGAGGTGGCGGTCGCGGGCTTCCCCTATGGCGGCGTGCTGAGCGCGCCGACGCTGACCTTCGGCGCGCTCGAGGACAGCAAGGGGCTCGCCGGCGAGGAGACGCTGGCGCGGCTGGCCGTCGAGGCGACCCCCGGCGACGCGGGCGGCCCGGTGCTCGACGCGGGCGGCGCGGTGCTCGGCGTGCTGATGCCGCGCGACGCGGGCGGCAAGCAGCTGCCCGAGGGTGTGGCCTTCGCCACCGACGCCTCGGCGCTGCTGGCCTTCCTGCGCGGCGCGGGCATCTCGGGCACCGCCTCGCAGGGCGAGGCTGTCATGGCGCCCGAGGATCTCACCGCCGCCGCACGTGACATGACCGTGGCGGTCAACTGCTGGGAGTGA
- a CDS encoding glycine--tRNA ligase subunit alpha: MSEIRSESSKPRSFQEIILRLQTYWAAKGCAVLQPYDMEVGAGTFHPATTLRALGSKPWAAAYVQPSRRPTDGRYGENPNRLQHYYQYQVLIKPSPPDLQALYLGSLEAIGIDMGLHDIRFVEDDWESPTLGAWGLGWEVWCDGMEVSQFTYFQQVGGHDCHPVSGELTYGLERLAMYVLGIDHVMEMPFNDPDAPIALKYGDVFRQTEEEYSRWNFDVANTEVLLRHFEEAEAECEAILARTHDDPKTGKRIVMAHPAYDQCIKASHLFNLLDARGVISVTERQAYIGRVRTLAKKCADAFVTTEAGGWTPSAAESAA, from the coding sequence ATGAGCGAGATCCGCAGCGAGAGCAGCAAGCCGCGCAGCTTCCAGGAGATCATCCTGCGGCTGCAGACCTATTGGGCCGCCAAGGGCTGCGCGGTGCTGCAGCCCTACGACATGGAAGTGGGCGCGGGCACCTTCCACCCGGCCACCACGCTGCGCGCGCTCGGCTCGAAGCCCTGGGCCGCGGCCTACGTGCAGCCCTCGCGCCGCCCCACCGACGGGCGCTACGGCGAGAACCCGAACCGGCTGCAGCACTACTACCAGTACCAGGTGCTGATCAAACCGAGCCCGCCGGATCTGCAGGCGCTCTATCTCGGCTCCCTCGAGGCCATCGGCATCGACATGGGCCTGCACGACATCCGCTTCGTCGAGGACGACTGGGAAAGCCCGACGCTGGGCGCCTGGGGCCTTGGCTGGGAAGTCTGGTGCGACGGCATGGAAGTCTCGCAGTTCACCTATTTCCAGCAGGTCGGCGGCCATGACTGCCACCCGGTCTCGGGCGAGCTGACCTACGGGCTCGAGCGGCTGGCCATGTACGTGCTCGGCATCGACCACGTGATGGAAATGCCGTTCAACGACCCCGACGCGCCGATCGCGCTGAAATACGGCGACGTCTTCCGCCAGACGGAAGAGGAATACTCGCGCTGGAACTTCGACGTCGCCAACACCGAGGTGCTGCTGCGTCACTTCGAGGAGGCCGAGGCCGAGTGCGAGGCGATCCTCGCGCGCACCCATGACGATCCCAAGACCGGCAAGCGCATCGTCATGGCGCACCCCGCCTACGACCAGTGCATCAAGGCCAGCCACCTCTTCAACCTGCTCGACGCGCGCGGGGTGATCTCGGTCACCGAGCGGCAGGCCTACATCGGCCGGGTCCGCACGCTGGCGAAGAAATGCGCCGATGCCTTCGTCACCACCGAGGCGGGCGGCTGGACGCCGTCAGCGGCGGAGAGCGCCGCGTGA
- a CDS encoding DUF6446 family protein, with protein sequence MSGKILAILIVAAALIFGAVVYYTQVYYFYETLPADEARVVLTPQDRGAPRDIPFEGFEAIDATSSPIRYRACFTTSERPDTLDPVFERYEGAEPRNAPFWFGCFDADEIGTEIAAGTAHVYTSQRNIEFGIDRVVAITEDGRGYVWEEVNECGDKTYDGTPLGEDCPQR encoded by the coding sequence GTGAGCGGCAAGATCCTCGCGATCCTCATCGTGGCGGCCGCGCTGATCTTCGGTGCGGTCGTCTACTACACGCAGGTCTACTATTTCTACGAGACCCTGCCCGCGGACGAGGCGCGCGTCGTGCTGACGCCGCAGGACCGCGGCGCGCCGCGCGACATTCCCTTCGAGGGTTTCGAGGCGATCGACGCGACCTCCTCGCCGATCCGCTACCGCGCCTGCTTCACCACTTCCGAGCGTCCGGACACGCTCGACCCGGTGTTTGAGCGCTACGAGGGGGCCGAGCCGCGCAATGCGCCCTTCTGGTTCGGCTGCTTCGACGCGGACGAGATCGGCACCGAGATCGCCGCCGGCACCGCGCATGTCTACACCTCGCAGCGCAACATCGAGTTCGGCATCGACCGCGTTGTGGCGATCACCGAGGACGGGCGCGGCTACGTCTGGGAAGAGGTCAACGAGTGCGGCGACAAGACCTATGACGGCACGCCGCTCGGCGAGGACTGCCCGCAAAGGTGA
- the hemC gene encoding hydroxymethylbilane synthase yields the protein MTRELPSPDQPLKIGTRGSPLALAQAHETRDRLAAHFDLPAEAFEIVVIKTTGDDRAMIAADRPLKEIGNKGLFTKEIEEQLLSGGIDIAVHSMKDMPTEQPEGLILDCYLPREDVRDCFISPTHSAIADLPEGTVVGTSSLRRRAQLLHRRPDLQVVEFRGNVQTRLKKLEDGVAACSFLAMAGLNRMNMAGEHMTPIAPEDMLPAVAQGAIGIERRTDDARAAAMLAAIHDRPTQFRLDAERSFLRTLDGSCETPIAGLALLNGEELWLRGEILRPDGSEALSGERRGPITEGARMGADLARELLERAGDGFFGWKKS from the coding sequence ATGACACGAGAATTGCCCTCTCCCGACCAACCGCTGAAGATCGGCACCCGCGGCTCGCCGCTGGCGCTGGCGCAGGCGCACGAGACCCGCGACCGGCTGGCCGCGCATTTCGACCTGCCCGCCGAGGCCTTCGAGATCGTGGTGATCAAGACCACCGGCGACGACCGCGCGATGATCGCCGCGGACCGGCCGCTGAAGGAGATCGGCAACAAGGGGCTGTTCACGAAAGAGATCGAGGAGCAGCTGCTGTCGGGCGGCATCGACATCGCCGTGCACTCGATGAAGGACATGCCGACCGAGCAGCCCGAGGGGCTGATCCTCGATTGCTACCTGCCGCGCGAGGACGTGCGCGACTGCTTCATCTCGCCCACGCATTCGGCCATCGCCGACCTGCCCGAGGGCACGGTGGTCGGCACCTCGTCGCTGCGCCGCCGGGCGCAGCTGCTGCACCGCCGCCCCGACCTGCAGGTCGTCGAGTTCCGCGGCAACGTGCAGACGCGCCTCAAGAAACTCGAGGACGGCGTCGCCGCCTGCAGCTTCCTCGCCATGGCCGGGCTCAACCGGATGAACATGGCGGGCGAGCACATGACGCCCATCGCACCCGAGGACATGCTGCCCGCCGTGGCGCAAGGGGCGATCGGCATCGAGCGCCGCACCGACGATGCGCGCGCCGCCGCGATGCTGGCCGCGATCCACGACCGGCCGACGCAGTTCCGGCTCGACGCGGAACGCTCTTTCCTGCGCACGCTCGACGGCAGCTGCGAGACGCCCATCGCCGGGCTTGCGCTGCTGAACGGCGAGGAGCTGTGGCTGCGCGGCGAGATCCTGCGCCCCGACGGCAGCGAGGCGCTCTCGGGTGAGCGCCGCGGCCCGATCACCGAGGGCGCGCGCATGGGCGCCGATCTGGCGCGCGAGCTGCTGGAGCGGGCGGGCGACGGGTTCTTCGGCTGGAAGAAAAGCTGA
- the hemE gene encoding uroporphyrinogen decarboxylase: MTKTILRALAGETLPTPPIWMMRQAGRYLPEYRATREQAGDFLSLCYNPELAAEVTLQPIRRYGFDAAILFADILLLPQALGLDLWFVTGEGPRLSTIQTDADLAALKPVAAIHDTLSPVYDTVKILARELPSETTLIGFAGAPWTVATYMIAGRGTKDQGPAHALKAGNRKLFEGILDVLTQGTIEYLSKQVEAGAEVVKLFDSWAGSLEGEDFRKYALEPARIITQEMKARFPGLPVIAFPRQAGEGYIGFHEATGADCVAVDDSVTPEWAAENVQVSGCVQGNLASSHMVTGGEALVRETQRVVKAFSKGPHIFNLGHGITPDADPENVQLMIDTVRSFGRSTVTA, translated from the coding sequence ATGACCAAGACGATCCTGCGCGCGCTGGCCGGCGAGACCCTGCCCACCCCGCCGATCTGGATGATGCGCCAGGCCGGGCGCTACCTGCCCGAGTACCGCGCCACGCGCGAGCAGGCCGGGGACTTCCTGTCGCTGTGCTACAACCCCGAGCTTGCCGCCGAGGTGACGCTGCAGCCGATCCGCCGCTACGGCTTCGACGCGGCGATTCTCTTCGCCGACATCCTGTTGCTGCCGCAGGCACTTGGCCTCGACCTCTGGTTCGTCACCGGCGAGGGGCCGCGGCTCTCGACCATCCAGACCGATGCCGACCTTGCCGCGCTGAAGCCGGTGGCCGCGATCCACGACACGCTCAGCCCGGTCTACGACACGGTGAAGATCCTCGCGCGCGAGCTGCCCTCCGAGACCACGCTGATCGGCTTCGCCGGTGCGCCCTGGACCGTGGCGACCTACATGATCGCCGGGCGCGGCACCAAGGACCAGGGCCCGGCGCACGCGCTGAAGGCCGGGAACCGCAAGCTCTTCGAGGGCATCCTCGACGTGTTGACCCAGGGCACCATCGAGTACCTCAGCAAGCAGGTCGAGGCCGGGGCCGAGGTGGTCAAGCTCTTCGACAGCTGGGCCGGCTCGCTCGAGGGCGAGGATTTCCGCAAGTACGCGCTGGAGCCCGCCCGGATCATCACGCAGGAAATGAAGGCGCGCTTCCCCGGCCTGCCGGTCATCGCCTTCCCGCGCCAGGCGGGTGAGGGTTACATCGGTTTCCATGAGGCGACCGGCGCGGATTGCGTCGCGGTCGACGACAGCGTCACGCCCGAATGGGCCGCCGAGAACGTGCAGGTCTCGGGCTGCGTGCAGGGCAACCTCGCCTCCTCGCATATGGTGACCGGCGGCGAGGCGCTGGTGCGCGAGACGCAGCGCGTGGTGAAAGCCTTCTCGAAGGGGCCGCACATCTTCAACCTCGGGCATGGCATCACGCCGGATGCGGACCCCGAGAACGTTCAGCTGATGATCGACACCGTGCGCTCGTTCGGCCGAAGCACCGTCACCGCCTGA
- a CDS encoding DMT family transporter codes for MTLAAPVPSLHRPGLGIALICAGVTGISINDMLIKLLSGGYPLHQIVATRAAVGLCIILVLLQLEGGWKLLRSDTPLLHLARGVLVVLANMSFYASVAVIPLGQATALFFVAPLFITLLSVPILGERVGPWRLGAVCVGFLGVVVMQQPWAEAAADAPASRLVLLLPVVSALLYALLQVLTRKLGVTTRASALAVHLQLMFLVVSICFYVVAGDGRYMESFDSDAARFLLRPWVIPSADDALVFLALGCISGFVGYAMSASYRMSDAAVVAPFEYVGLPLAIFWGWLMFGEWPIPATWIGCALIVGAGLVVFLRERSRMRPQPGRRRGSTAVRR; via the coding sequence ATGACACTCGCCGCACCCGTCCCCAGCCTTCACCGTCCCGGCCTCGGAATCGCGCTGATCTGCGCCGGGGTCACGGGAATTTCCATCAACGACATGCTGATCAAGCTGCTGTCGGGCGGCTACCCGCTGCACCAGATCGTCGCGACGCGCGCGGCGGTGGGGCTCTGCATCATCCTCGTGCTGCTGCAGCTCGAGGGCGGCTGGAAGCTGCTGCGCAGCGACACGCCGCTCCTGCACCTTGCGCGCGGGGTCTTGGTGGTGCTGGCGAACATGAGCTTCTACGCCTCGGTCGCGGTCATCCCGCTGGGGCAGGCGACGGCGCTCTTCTTCGTGGCGCCGCTCTTCATCACGCTGCTCTCGGTGCCGATCCTCGGCGAGCGGGTGGGGCCGTGGCGGCTTGGCGCGGTCTGCGTCGGCTTCCTCGGGGTCGTGGTCATGCAGCAGCCCTGGGCGGAGGCGGCAGCAGACGCTCCGGCCTCGCGTCTCGTGCTGCTGCTGCCGGTGGTCTCGGCGCTGCTCTACGCGCTCCTGCAGGTGCTGACGCGCAAGCTCGGCGTGACCACGCGGGCCTCGGCGCTGGCCGTGCACCTGCAGCTGATGTTCCTCGTGGTCTCGATCTGCTTCTACGTCGTCGCGGGCGACGGGCGCTACATGGAGAGCTTCGACAGCGACGCGGCGCGCTTCCTGCTGCGCCCCTGGGTGATCCCGAGCGCCGACGACGCGCTGGTGTTCCTCGCGCTCGGCTGCATCTCGGGCTTCGTCGGCTACGCGATGAGCGCCTCCTACCGGATGTCCGATGCCGCCGTGGTCGCGCCCTTCGAATATGTCGGACTGCCGCTGGCGATCTTCTGGGGCTGGCTGATGTTCGGCGAATGGCCGATCCCGGCCACCTGGATCGGCTGCGCGCTGATCGTCGGGGCGGGGCTGGTGGTGTTCCTGCGCGAGCGCTCGCGGATGCGGCCGCAGCCGGGACGGCGGCGCGGCAGCACCGCCGTCAGGAGATGA